The Clostridiales bacterium FE2011 sequence ACAGGCTGCGGCATCGGATCAGAGAAGGAACCGACGGCAGGCTGCGGGGGAATAAAGGTTCGGTTAGTATGAGAAAGGGCGGCAAAAAGCTGCAGCCTGAGTACGGCACTGCCGATCTGCAGCACGGATCCATGTACCAGCGGCATATCCATGCCCCTGCGGGTGACGGGGACACCGTCGATCAGGACTTCACAGCCAACCCGGGGACGGATCAGCAGACCTGTTCCATCCTGCCAGGAAAAATCCAGGTGATGTGAACTCACGCCGGGGCAGGGAATGACGAGATCGCAGGAGCGCAGCGAACCGAGCACGCCTTCCCGGGGGACAGGGAACCAGGTATCCACGGGCAGTTCATCGCTTCCGGAAAGGACAACCAGTTCACCCACAGTTCCGGCGCCCGGAAGGTTTTTGAATCGGTCACGGCGCTCTTTCCGGTCGGTATGATGCCAGGAGAAGGCCAGGAACAGGAGCATGAGCGCAAGAACAATAAAAAGCCAGCGTGAAGCCTGGGAAAGAACCGAGTAGATTTCCGGACTTACGCTGAACATAGATGATCCTTTCTTAAATCAGAATTCAGAATTAAGAATTCAGAATTATAAAGAGTTTTACTGAGCTATAGCGTTTAACAGGGTTTTGACGTTCTGCATCATGATGGATTCATAGTAATCCAGGGGCGGGTTTTCAGGACCGCTGGTCATGGGATCCAGTTCGCAGACGTGAATGCCGGTTTCATTGACCAGGGTATTGACGGAAGGATCTTCTTCAGCTGATTTCAGGATCAGCGGCATCGGGACGCCGATGTTGAAGATGAGTTCCGTCACCCGGACCAGCTGGGCGGTTGGCAGGATGTCTTCCGGTTCCTTGTTGACAACAGCCGCGGCGGTCAGCCCGCAGGCTTCAGCAAAATAGGGGAAAGCCTCATGGAAGATGATGACTTTCCGGTCTATGTCTTTGGTTTCCTCCCGGATGGTTTCATCCAGGGCCTGAAGGCGTTCCTGATACGCATGCAGGTTTTCCAGAATTTCCGCCTCCCTGTCCGGCATCAGGCTGATCAGCCCTTCCGCCAGGTTTGCAGCCATACCGGCAGCCCGCTGGGGATCCAGCCAGAGATGGGAATTGACTTCCTCGCCCTCTTCGGCTTCGCCGATTTCGAGGGTGTCTGATTCGTGGAGAAAGGGAAGGCCGGCAGTCGCGTCAATGACCGGCAGGCTGGGATAGGCTCCCGTAACGACCGGCAGGAAGGATTCCATACCGGCACCGTTGACCAGGAGGGCGTTCGCCTGTGAAAGCGTGACCATATCGGAGTTCTGCAGGGTGTAATCGTGCAGGCAGCCCGTTGTCGGCTCTGCCAGGTTCACAACTTTGACGGATTCAATCCCTTCGGTCAGGTTCAGGGTCAGAATCCAGACAGGGTAAAAGCTGGTAACAATGGTTTCCGCGGCAGCAAGAGCCGGAAGGAAAAGCGTAAGTACAAGCAGAAGGGCAAGTAATTTCTTCATGGATAACCTCATTTCAATTCAAAATTCAGAATTAAGAATTCAGAATTATATGTTCTTTCATCAGGATTAACAGAGGAGACAATAGATCATTATGAATTATGAATTGTGAATTATGAATTTTCTAACGCGCCGGTGCAGGCGGAATGTCTTCCGGATCCATCCAGGGCTCCCATTCAGCACGGGGCCGGCTGTCCCGGATGATCCTGGCAATGATCTTCCGCTCCGAGGCGGGCATGAAATCAGCATATCGGGTATAGAGTACGCGCATGGCAGAGAAGGAACCGGTGTCCATGCAGTACTGATGCAGGGAGTCGTAGGTGACGGAGTAGACCTTCAGATGATCAAAAAGAACGCCCATCACATCATCGGAGGCGTCCCTGAACTCTGCTGAACGGATCCGGCGTACGGTGCCGTTATCCATCTGTGCCCCCATGGAGGGGCCGAGCTGCTCATAGACCGTATTGAAGAGTACATCCTCAAGGCTGGCGGCCAGATCAGAGAAGGTATCCCGGTAAGGCGCAAAGTTCCGCAGAAGCGCGGCAGCCTTCTCCCAGATCCCGGGACGGTCCACCAGGGCAGACCCGAAGCGGAAACGCAGGGCTTCCCTTACATGCCAGGCTTCGATCATGCCCATCCCTCCGTAATAGTTTCCTTATATAATGTATACTGTATGATATCATAAAATGAAGTAATTGTTAACTTTTCACGGCGATTTTGTCGGCGAATACAAAAAACAGGAAAAAAACGAAGCAAAAAACAGGCCTGTACCATAAATCTAGTGGAGTCGGCCGGAACAAATACAAAACCTTGACAGAAAAAATGAAAGAATTCTAACATTTTAATCGTTTTATCCACAGGGCAAGAACCTTGAAATAACTCAATGTTTTTGCTATGATAGTCGAGCCGGTTTGCAAAAGGCCAGTTTTCCACAGCCCGGTTATCCACAGCTCACGATTCCTCGTGCGCTTTTTTCGCCGCCTTTTGCAGCATATGATGCAAATCATCGCTTTTGCGTTTTAATAACCAGATGAATGGAGAATGTATTGATGAACATGGAGTCGCTCTGGGAGCAGACGTGTGCCCTGCTGTCGCGGGAAATGAACTACGTGTCCTACAGCACGTGGGTAGACGGCAATATGGTGCCCGGAATGCTGGAGGACGATACTCTGTTTGTCGTGGTGAAAATGGAACGCATGATCTCCATGATCCAGAACAAGTATGCGGATCTGATTGAGCGGAAGCTGACGGAAGTAGCCGGCAAGGCTGTCCATATTGTGCTGCTGACAAAGGATGAGATGAAAGCCCGTACCGAAACGGATGAAGATACGGATAAAACGGATGATACAGATCCACATCTCAATCCCAAATATACCTTTGAGAGCTTCGTGGTCGGCAACGGCAACCGCTTTGCCCATGCCGCGGCGCTGGCGGTGGCAGAGAGCCCCGCGGAAGCCTATAACCCGCTGTTCATTTACGGCGGCGTGGGCCTGGGCAAGACCCACCTGATGCAGGCGATCGGACATTTCATCCATCAGTCTGATCCGAAGAAGAAAATCCTGTACATGACCAGCGAAAGCTTTACCAACGAGCTGATCAGCGCGATCCAGCTGAAGAAGACCTATGAATTCCGGGAGAAGATCCGGAAAGTTGACGTGCTGATGGTGGACGATATCCAGTTCATCGCCGGCCGGGAGAGTACCCAGCAGGAGTTCTTCAATACCTTCAATGAACTGCATAACGACAACAAGCAGATTATCCTGACCAGCGATAAACCGCCGAAGGATATCCAGCGCCTGGAGGAACGGCTGTGCAGCCGCTTCGAGTGGGGCCTGGTGGCCGACATTCAGCGTCCGGACGTGGATACCCGTGTGGCTATCCTGCGGGAAAAAACCGTACAGGACAATATCGAAGTGCCGGATGACGTGCTGCAGCTGATTGCCGGCAAGATTGACAGCAACATCCGTGAACTGGAGGGCTGCCTGACCCGGCTGGTGGCGTATTCCACCCTGGTGAAGGAACCGATCACCCTGGACCTGTGCGAACGGGCTCTGAAGGAGATCTTCGATTCCAAACGGCATAAGCAGATCACCTCCGAGCTGATCATGCAGACCGTCAGCGATTATTACGGACTGTCCATGGATGACATGACCGGCCCCACCCGGAAACGGGAAATCACGGTGCCCCGGCAGATCGCTATGTACCTGACCCGGGAGATGACAGGCATGAGCCTGCCCCAGATCGGAACCGTATTTGGCGGCCGGGATCATACGACGGTGCTTCACAGCTGCAAGACGGTGGAGGCAAACATGACCGCGAACACCGATATCAAAGCGGTGGTGGAGGATATCAAAACACTGGTGAAGAACGCGCAATAAAATTCAGAATTAAGAATTCAGAATGAAAGTGAGCAGGGAAATCCTGCTCACTTTTGTATATAAGGCGCAAATACCGATAAAAACCAATAAAGAATTGACATTTTATGCTACATAATCCATAATTCATAATTACGGTAATTGGTGATAAGAGGATCACAGATCGCCGTTTTGATGAGAAAAATCATGATTGCACGGGAGTGGAGCACATGGAGCAGAAGATCAAGGCACTGCAGGAACAGATGGAACAGAAGATCGGCCAGATCGACACAAAGGAAAAGCTGGCAGCCTTCTGGCAGGAGTTTCTGGGCAAAAAGGGTGCCATCGCCGATCTGATGAAGGGTCTGGGTGCCGTGGCAAAGGAAGACCGGCCGGCTATGGGCAAAGTCATCAATGAGTTTAAGATACTGGTGGAAGAAAAGTACCAGGCCCTGAGCGCAAAGATGGACGAGCTTGAGCTGGCTGCCCGCAACCGCCGGGAGCAGGTGGATATCACCCTGCCCGGAAAGGGACTGCCGCTGGGCGGACTGCATCCCCTGACGCTGGTGAAGAATGAAATGATCAACGTTTTTGCCAGCATGGGCTTCGATGTTTTTGAAGGACCGGAAATCGAGGATGACGACCACAACTTCACCCGCCTGAATGTGCCGAAGGATCATCCTTCCCGTGATATGCAGGATACTTTCTACCTGGATAATGAACTGCTGCTGCGTACGCAGACCAGCGGCGGCCAGATCCGGGTGATGGACATGCAGAAGCCGCCGATCAAGGTGCTGGTTCCCGGACGGGTTTTCCGTTCCGACAGCGACGCGACCCATTCCCCCATGTTCCATCAGATGGAAGGCCTGGTGGTGGACAAGGGTATCACCCTGTGCGACCTGCAGGGAATGCTGGACAAGTTCGTGCAGCAGATTTTTGACGCGAATGTGCGTACCCGGCTCCGTCCCAGCTATTTCCCCTTCACAGAACCGAGCGTTGAAGTGGACGTCAGCTGCTTTGAATGCGGCGGCAAGGGCTGCAGCCTGTGCAAGCACACCGGCTGGATCGAAGTACTCGGCGGTGGCGTGGTCCATCCCAAGGTGCTGGAGAACTGCGGCATCGATCCGAACGTCTACTCCGGTATCGCGTTCGGCATCGGTATTGAGCGGATCACCATGCTGAAGTACGGCATCAACAATATCGGACTGCTGTTTGAGAACGATATGAGATTCCTGAAGCAATTCAAAGAATGACATCAAATTCAGAATTCAGAATTCAGAATTATTACTTAGACTATCATACCAGGACAGAAACAGTTTATGGAATGATAATGCAGAGCAGGGGAGATAAAAGATGAAAGTACCTTACAGCTGGCTGAAGGAATATGTGGATATTGATATTACGGCGGAAGAACTGGCTGAAAAGCTGTTCGGCTGCGGTTTTGAAGTGGAAGAGCTGATCGACCTGGGGAAGGAGGTCAGCCGCGTGGTTGTGGGCGAGGTGCTCTCCTGCGAACCGGTGGAAGGCACACACCTGCAGATCTGCCAGGTGAACTGCGGTTCCTACGGCAACCCGATCCAGATCGTGACCGGCGCGCCGAATGTCTACGCGGGCATGCATACGCCTGCCGCGCTGGACAATTCCACGCTGCCCGGCGGAATCACCATCAAAGCCAAGCCCCTGAAGGGGATTCCTTCTGACGGTATGCTCTGCTCCGGTGAGGAACTGGGCCTGAACGACGACCTGTATCCCGGCGCGGAGGTCTACGGTCTCATGGATCTGCCGAAGGACACGGTTCCGGGAACAGATATCCGCGAAGTTGTCGGCATGAACGACTATATTTTCGATATTTTTGTTACACCGAACCGTCCGGACTGCCAGAGCATCCTGGGCATTGCACGGGAGGTTGCCGCAATGACGGGCAAGGAACTGAAGATGCCCGCCACCGACTACACGGTCAGCGACTACGTTTTCCCCGGACTGGATATTACCGTGGAAGCGCCGGATCTGTGTCCCCGTTACCTGGGACACGGCGTGCGCAATATCACCGTGGCAGAAAGCCCCCGGTGGATGAAACGGAACCTGGCCCTGTGCGGACTGCGCAGCATTTCCAATGTGGTTGATATCACGAACTATGTGCTGCTGGAGATCGGACAGCCGATGCACGCCTTCGACATGGATCAGCTTCAGGACCGCCGGATTATTGTCCGCCGTGCCAAGGATGGTGAGAAGATCCAGACGCTGGATGAGAAGGAATTCACCCTGACCCCTGACAACCTGGTGATCTGCGACGGAAACCGTCCCGTGGCCCTGGCGGGTATCATGGGCGGCCTGAACAGCGAGATTACGGAGAAGACAACCCAGCTGCTTTTCGAGGCGGCCAAGTTTGCCCGGGACAACGTGCGGAAGACCTCCCGCGCGCTGGGACAGAGCAGCGATTCTTCCGCCCGGTTTGAGAAGGGCATCAGCGAATACATTACAGAGCTGGGCATGGCCCGCGCGCTGCACCTGATCCAGGAGCTGGGCTGCGGTGAGATCACCTCCAGCGCCTTTGACTGCAGTGCCGGCGCACCGCGGGAAGGAAAGCGGTTTACCGCCAGCCTGAAGCGGATCAACGCGATCCTCGGCATCGAAGTGCCGACGGAGGACGTGCTGCGGATCCTGAAGAACCTGAACTTTGAAGTGAAGCAGGACGGCGATACGCTGGATGTGACGGCTCCGCGTTACCGTGAAGACATTGAAGTCGGTGAACCGGACTTGGCGGAGGAAGTAATCCGCGAATACGGTTACGACCACGTGGTTCCCACCTTCCTGAAGGCGGCGACCGTGACCAGCGGCGGAAAGACCCCGGCGCAGCAGCGCAGGGACCGTGTCTGCCGGATTATGTGCGGACAGGGATACCATGAAGCATACACCATGTCCTTCTATTCCGACAGCGACCTGGATTTCCTGCGGATTCCGGAAGGCGCGCCGGAACGGAACGTGCTGCGCATCAAAAACCCGATTTCCGCCAACCTTTCCATCATGAGGCCCCTGCTGGCTCCCAGCCTGGTGAACGTTGTGGTGGAGAA is a genomic window containing:
- a CDS encoding zinc ABC transporter substrate-binding protein, which encodes MKKLLALLLVLTLFLPALAAAETIVTSFYPVWILTLNLTEGIESVKVVNLAEPTTGCLHDYTLQNSDMVTLSQANALLVNGAGMESFLPVVTGAYPSLPVIDATAGLPFLHESDTLEIGEAEEGEEVNSHLWLDPQRAAGMAANLAEGLISLMPDREAEILENLHAYQERLQALDETIREETKDIDRKVIIFHEAFPYFAEACGLTAAAVVNKEPEDILPTAQLVRVTELIFNIGVPMPLILKSAEEDPSVNTLVNETGIHVCELDPMTSGPENPPLDYYESIMMQNVKTLLNAIAQ
- the pheS gene encoding phenylalanine--tRNA ligase subunit alpha produces the protein MEQKIKALQEQMEQKIGQIDTKEKLAAFWQEFLGKKGAIADLMKGLGAVAKEDRPAMGKVINEFKILVEEKYQALSAKMDELELAARNRREQVDITLPGKGLPLGGLHPLTLVKNEMINVFASMGFDVFEGPEIEDDDHNFTRLNVPKDHPSRDMQDTFYLDNELLLRTQTSGGQIRVMDMQKPPIKVLVPGRVFRSDSDATHSPMFHQMEGLVVDKGITLCDLQGMLDKFVQQIFDANVRTRLRPSYFPFTEPSVEVDVSCFECGGKGCSLCKHTGWIEVLGGGVVHPKVLENCGIDPNVYSGIAFGIGIERITMLKYGINNIGLLFENDMRFLKQFKE
- a CDS encoding phenylalanine--tRNA ligase subunit beta gives rise to the protein MKVPYSWLKEYVDIDITAEELAEKLFGCGFEVEELIDLGKEVSRVVVGEVLSCEPVEGTHLQICQVNCGSYGNPIQIVTGAPNVYAGMHTPAALDNSTLPGGITIKAKPLKGIPSDGMLCSGEELGLNDDLYPGAEVYGLMDLPKDTVPGTDIREVVGMNDYIFDIFVTPNRPDCQSILGIAREVAAMTGKELKMPATDYTVSDYVFPGLDITVEAPDLCPRYLGHGVRNITVAESPRWMKRNLALCGLRSISNVVDITNYVLLEIGQPMHAFDMDQLQDRRIIVRRAKDGEKIQTLDEKEFTLTPDNLVICDGNRPVALAGIMGGLNSEITEKTTQLLFEAAKFARDNVRKTSRALGQSSDSSARFEKGISEYITELGMARALHLIQELGCGEITSSAFDCSAGAPREGKRFTASLKRINAILGIEVPTEDVLRILKNLNFEVKQDGDTLDVTAPRYREDIEVGEPDLAEEVIREYGYDHVVPTFLKAATVTSGGKTPAQQRRDRVCRIMCGQGYHEAYTMSFYSDSDLDFLRIPEGAPERNVLRIKNPISANLSIMRPLLAPSLVNVVVENLKKGNNDGRIFEISNIYIPRDGELPEERPHLGFAAFGDAEDFFTVKGTVEALGEALGLSFDVERAADVPWLHPGIAAYILCEGERIGCFGKLANEVTGELKLHKDAKSNHKIFLGEIDYNTMMNHMAASFRYRPLSVFPSVVRDLALTVAEETACGDLMKEIARACPSVSDVELFDIYRGEQIGEGRKSMAFKITFEAADKALTPEELDKYIKKILGNLKFKLGAEIR
- the dnaA gene encoding chromosomal replication initiator protein DnaA, coding for MNMESLWEQTCALLSREMNYVSYSTWVDGNMVPGMLEDDTLFVVVKMERMISMIQNKYADLIERKLTEVAGKAVHIVLLTKDEMKARTETDEDTDKTDDTDPHLNPKYTFESFVVGNGNRFAHAAALAVAESPAEAYNPLFIYGGVGLGKTHLMQAIGHFIHQSDPKKKILYMTSESFTNELISAIQLKKTYEFREKIRKVDVLMVDDIQFIAGRESTQQEFFNTFNELHNDNKQIILTSDKPPKDIQRLEERLCSRFEWGLVADIQRPDVDTRVAILREKTVQDNIEVPDDVLQLIAGKIDSNIRELEGCLTRLVAYSTLVKEPITLDLCERALKEIFDSKRHKQITSELIMQTVSDYYGLSMDDMTGPTRKREITVPRQIAMYLTREMTGMSLPQIGTVFGGRDHTTVLHSCKTVEANMTANTDIKAVVEDIKTLVKNAQ